Within the Spirochaetaceae bacterium genome, the region TACCCTACCCGATCATGGCAGTGGTGCGAAACGTGTACTCCGGGGAACGGCAAGCCGGACGAAATCGGGGTTGTTGCCCGGCTCAAGTATTTGTCATTATAGTTGTTGCAGTTACAAACAACGGGATGGATGATCGATTCGACACTTCCGGGGATCCGTCGGTCGCCGCATTCCAGCGGCTGATGCGCACGTCGTTGCGCATCAAGCGGGTGGTCGGCACGGTGTTCCACAGAGCAGGCATCACCGGGGCCCAATTCTTTACCCTCGTTCGCATTCCGGACGATGGCATCCCGCTCACCAAGCTCGCCGCCCGGTCATGGGCGGATCCCGGCAACGCGTCCGGCGTCGTCGACCGCCTGGAGCGTGAGGGGCTGGTGGAACGGCGGCCCGCGGACGGCGACCGGCGCGTGGTGCTGGTCCACGCCACCGCGGCGGGGCGGCAGCGGATCAGTGAGCTGCGGCCGGAGTACGAGAGACGCGTTCGGCGCGTGATGGAGGCGCTGACCGCCGCGGAGTTGAACGATTTGAATACACTGCTTGAGAAACTTTCGGATAGCGAGGAGCCAAACCGTGTCTGATCACTCTTCGCCGCGGGCAGACGGCAACAGGGGGCGCCGTGGCAGCGCACCGAGCCGAGGTGGAACGCCGGCCGGCGCCAACGGGTCCGATCCGGGCGCGGGCGTAACCGCACGCGCGGGCGCAGGCGTCGGCGCCGGCGGGATGCCGCCCGGCGGCGCTTCGGGTGGCGGCTGGTCGAACGGGAGTGGAAGCCCGCGCGGCCGGCGCCTGGTGCGTCGGCCGGCGCTGCGGGCGCTGCTGCGCACGTTGATGTTCATGCGCCACTACAAGGCGGCTACTCTGGCCAGCCTGATTTGTCTGCTGGCCAGTTCGGCGGGCAACCTCGCGGTGCCGCGCATCACCCAGTTGGTGGTCGACAGCGGCATCCTCGAAGACCGGCTGCAGGCTATCGTGATCGGTTCGGTGGTGATATTTGCCGTAACCGTCCTGCGCTCGTTGTTCACCTACCTGCAGGGAGTGCTGGCCGCCAAGGTTTCGCAGGGCGTGGCCTACGACCTGCGCAACGCGCTGTACGATCACATCCAGAGCCTGTCGTTCAGCTATCACGACCGCTCCCAGACCGGCCAGCTCCTGACGCGCGCAACCAGCGACGTCGACATGGTGCGCACCTTCATCAGCACCGGCGTCATCCAGATCGTCACCACCGTGGTGCTGATGATCGGGAGCCTGTACCTGCTGTTCGTCACCAACTGGCGGCTGGCCCTGCACGTGGTGCCGGTGATGTTGGCCGTGTTCGCCCTGTTTTCGTTCATGGCGCGCAAGGGCCGGCCGATATTCCGCGGGATTCAGGAAAAGATCGCCGCCCTCAACACCAGGCTGGAGGAGAATCTGGTCGGTGTGCGGGTGGTGAAGGCGTACACCGGAGCCGCACGCGAACAGAGACGGTTCGAGCATTCCAACCAGGAACTCTACGACCAGTCGATGCTCGCCGCGGCCGTGTTCTCGCTCGCCATCCCGCTGGTGTTCGCCATGTCCAACTTCGGGACGCTGGTGGTGACCTGGGGCGGCGGCATCCAGATCCTGGCGCAACGCCTCACCATCGGCGAGCTGGTCGCGTTCCAGGGCTACCTGATCGTGGCCATGTTCCCGATCACCATGCTCGGCATGATCATGATGTCGATCTCGCAGGCCTCCGCCAGCGCCGAACGGATCTTCGAGATCCTGGATGCCGAATCCGATGTCAAGGAAGTACCCGGCGCCGCGCAACTGGCCCCGCTCACGCGCGGCGTGCGCTTCGAGGGCGTCGGCTTCCGCTACTTCGGCCTCGGCGCGCCGGTCCTCCAGGACGTGACGTTCGCCACCCGCGCCACCGAAACCATTGCCATCGTCGGCGGCACCGGTTCCGGCAAGAGCACCATCATCAACCTGATACCGCGCTTCTACGACGTCACCGAGGGCCGCATCACTTTCGACGGAGTCGACATTCGCGACGTCACCCTGGAATCCCTGCGCCGTCAGATCGGCATCGTGCTGGAGGAAACCACGCTGTTCGGCGGAACCATACGCGAAAACATCGCCTACGGGCGCCCCGAGGCCACCGACGAACAGATCGCCGCGGCCGCGCAGGCGGCGGCGGCGCACGATTTCATCGAGTCGTTCCCGAACGGCTATCACTCCGAGGTCGGCGAACGCGGCGTCACACTCTCGGGCGGCCAGAAACAGCGCATCGCCATCGCGCGGGCGCTGTTGATCGAACCGCGCATCCTGATCTTCGACGACAGCACCAGCAACGTCGACTACGAGACCGAGGTCAGGATCCGCGCCGCCATCGACCGGCTGAAGCGCGACCGCCTGTCGTTCGTCATCGCCAGCCGCATGAACACGGTGCTCGCCGCCGACCGCGTGGTGCTGCTCCACCAGGGCCGCATCGCCGGGCTCGGCACCCACCGGGAGCTGCTCGACAACAACGCCCTGTACGCCGAGACCTTCTACGCGCAGCTCTCCGAGCAGGAGGACCCGGTTCGGCGGCCCAAGACCGAGGAGGTGACACGGTGAGCGACGCCCGCCGGCAGACGCAGGCGCCCATGGGACCGGGACGCGGACGCATGGGCATGCAACCGTTCGGATTCCACGGCGACGACCAGGGCGCCGCGCGGGTCACCGAGACCTTGCTGCGCATGTTCCGCTACATGAGCGACATGCGCTGGACCCTGTTCCTGGTGGTGACCCTGGCAGCGGTGTCCGCGCTGGCGCAGGCGGCTGCGCCGGTGTACATCGCGGTGGCGGTCGACCATCTCAAGGAGTACCTCACCGGGGCCACGGCGCGCGGCGCGGCCTGGTCGCAGTTGACCATCGCGATGGTCCTGGTGCTGGTGCTGTTCCTGATCGGATGGCTGACCAACGCCGGCAGCCGCTTCGCCCTGGCCGCGGTGGGCCAGCGCATGCTGTTGCGTATGCGCGCACAAATCATGAGCAAGGTCCACCAACTGTCACTCAGCTATTTCGACAAGAACGAGGCCGGCGACCTGCTGTCGCGGCTGGTCAACGATACCGACGTCATCAACCGGGTGGTCGGCATGGGGCTGTCGCGGCTGGTGTCCAGCTTCCTGCTGCTGATCGCCATCCTGATCGGCATGCTGTGGCTCAACTGGCGGCTGGCGCTGGCCACGTTCGCCTTGCTGCCGCTGATGTACGTGAGTACGGCGCTGTTTTCGCGGCGCGCGCGTTCCGCCTTCCGCGAGACCCGCAAGACGATCAGCGGCGTCAGCACCGAACTGGAGCAGAACATCTCCGGCGCGAAGGTCGCGCAGGCGTTCAACCGCCAGTCGTGGAACTCGCAGAGCTTCCGGCAACTGAACCGCGCCAACCGCGACGCCAACGTGGGTGCGGAGTCGCTGACCGCCGCGTTCGCCCCCACCATGGATGTCATCAGCGGCATCGGCATCGCCGTGGTGCTTGCCTACGGCGGGTACCTGGCCAACCTCGAACTGGTGACGATCGGCGTGATCGTGGCGTTTCTGCAGTACGAACGGCGCTTCTTCGAGCCGGTGCGTTCCATTTCGATGCTCTGGGCGATGCTGCAATCATCCATCGCGGGCGCCGAGCGCATCTTCGAGCTGCTCGACGTGGAACCGGCGGTGCGCGACCGGCGGGACGCGAAACCGCTTGCGGTCAGCGAGGGCAGGGTCGAATTCAAGGACGTACACTTTGCCTACGAACCGGATACGCCGGTGCTCAAGGGCATGAACCTGGTCGCCGAACCGGGCCGCACGGTCGCCCTGGTCGGCACCACCGGGGCGGGCAAGACCACCATAATCAGCCTGCTCGAACGGTTTTACGACGTGCAGGGCGGGGCCGTGACCATCGACGGACAGGACATACGCACGGTAACGCAGGACAGCCTGCGCGGCGCCATCAGCATCGTCCTGCAGGACACGTTCCTGTTTGCCGACACCATCCGGCACAACATCGGCTACGGCCGGCCGGACGCCGGCGATGGCGAGATCGAGGCGGCGGCGCGGCGGGCCCGCGCCCACGAGTTCATTACCGCCCTGCCCGACGGCTACGACACCATGCTGCAGGAGGGGGCGAGCAACCTGAGCCGCGGACAGCGCCAACTGCTCTCCATCGCGCGT harbors:
- a CDS encoding MarR family transcriptional regulator, whose translation is MDDRFDTSGDPSVAAFQRLMRTSLRIKRVVGTVFHRAGITGAQFFTLVRIPDDGIPLTKLAARSWADPGNASGVVDRLEREGLVERRPADGDRRVVLVHATAAGRQRISELRPEYERRVRRVMEALTAAELNDLNTLLEKLSDSEEPNRV
- a CDS encoding ABC transporter ATP-binding protein gives rise to the protein MSDHSSPRADGNRGRRGSAPSRGGTPAGANGSDPGAGVTARAGAGVGAGGMPPGGASGGGWSNGSGSPRGRRLVRRPALRALLRTLMFMRHYKAATLASLICLLASSAGNLAVPRITQLVVDSGILEDRLQAIVIGSVVIFAVTVLRSLFTYLQGVLAAKVSQGVAYDLRNALYDHIQSLSFSYHDRSQTGQLLTRATSDVDMVRTFISTGVIQIVTTVVLMIGSLYLLFVTNWRLALHVVPVMLAVFALFSFMARKGRPIFRGIQEKIAALNTRLEENLVGVRVVKAYTGAAREQRRFEHSNQELYDQSMLAAAVFSLAIPLVFAMSNFGTLVVTWGGGIQILAQRLTIGELVAFQGYLIVAMFPITMLGMIMMSISQASASAERIFEILDAESDVKEVPGAAQLAPLTRGVRFEGVGFRYFGLGAPVLQDVTFATRATETIAIVGGTGSGKSTIINLIPRFYDVTEGRITFDGVDIRDVTLESLRRQIGIVLEETTLFGGTIRENIAYGRPEATDEQIAAAAQAAAAHDFIESFPNGYHSEVGERGVTLSGGQKQRIAIARALLIEPRILIFDDSTSNVDYETEVRIRAAIDRLKRDRLSFVIASRMNTVLAADRVVLLHQGRIAGLGTHRELLDNNALYAETFYAQLSEQEDPVRRPKTEEVTR
- a CDS encoding ABC transporter ATP-binding protein, with translation MSDARRQTQAPMGPGRGRMGMQPFGFHGDDQGAARVTETLLRMFRYMSDMRWTLFLVVTLAAVSALAQAAAPVYIAVAVDHLKEYLTGATARGAAWSQLTIAMVLVLVLFLIGWLTNAGSRFALAAVGQRMLLRMRAQIMSKVHQLSLSYFDKNEAGDLLSRLVNDTDVINRVVGMGLSRLVSSFLLLIAILIGMLWLNWRLALATFALLPLMYVSTALFSRRARSAFRETRKTISGVSTELEQNISGAKVAQAFNRQSWNSQSFRQLNRANRDANVGAESLTAAFAPTMDVISGIGIAVVLAYGGYLANLELVTIGVIVAFLQYERRFFEPVRSISMLWAMLQSSIAGAERIFELLDVEPAVRDRRDAKPLAVSEGRVEFKDVHFAYEPDTPVLKGMNLVAEPGRTVALVGTTGAGKTTIISLLERFYDVQGGAVTIDGQDIRTVTQDSLRGAISIVLQDTFLFADTIRHNIGYGRPDAGDGEIEAAARRARAHEFITALPDGYDTMLQEGASNLSRGQRQLLSIARALLKDPRILVLDEATSNVDTRTELLIQAALGELLQGRTSFVIAHRLSTVQRADLIYVIDAGKVVERGSHDELLRIDGTYARIYHSQFELTTAGGPVQAGR